The proteins below are encoded in one region of Bremerella sp. P1:
- a CDS encoding DUF3592 domain-containing protein has translation MKYFLKRGEKVQGPFSHKQLLGFVRAKKVVGSDLVSNSADGPFQELKSVWDRIKRVAIQTNQAEAPPSQDEKTDQPSVPCEPSTVDESANLASLHGKSAGLSSTLKWILLGVICVVILLILVVEFKFFGGLLLLLLGLGGMAAIPDSWRRQHSFTMWRQVEGEIVDSGWIRRTVRSSEEGTQNIYGVVIIYSYEIDGRTYESSQLRGEDHLDFKTKFFANRFVAKYPVGRKVVVYVNPEEHSDSVLYPNVQYVRTIALPLLMSCMFILMGGALMVSRIQSLINLFTSQGEWSSAG, from the coding sequence TTGAAGTACTTCTTGAAACGCGGCGAAAAAGTACAAGGCCCTTTCAGCCACAAGCAATTGCTCGGCTTTGTGAGAGCAAAGAAAGTGGTGGGCTCCGATCTTGTAAGTAATTCTGCGGATGGTCCTTTTCAAGAGTTGAAATCAGTTTGGGACAGGATCAAAAGAGTCGCAATCCAAACCAACCAAGCCGAAGCACCGCCTTCCCAAGATGAGAAAACGGATCAACCTTCCGTTCCGTGTGAGCCGTCGACAGTAGATGAATCTGCGAACTTGGCTTCGCTGCACGGTAAGTCAGCAGGGCTAAGTAGTACTCTCAAGTGGATTTTGCTCGGTGTTATTTGTGTTGTAATCCTCCTCATTCTCGTAGTCGAATTCAAATTCTTTGGTGGTCTCCTTCTACTGCTTTTGGGACTGGGCGGTATGGCCGCTATACCTGACTCTTGGCGAAGGCAGCATTCGTTTACGATGTGGCGTCAAGTCGAGGGGGAGATAGTAGACTCAGGTTGGATACGTAGGACAGTTCGGTCTAGCGAGGAGGGGACTCAGAATATTTATGGCGTAGTCATCATTTACAGCTACGAAATTGATGGTCGTACTTACGAGTCTTCCCAATTGCGGGGAGAGGATCATCTTGATTTTAAAACGAAGTTTTTCGCAAATCGGTTTGTAGCGAAGTATCCCGTCGGCCGTAAGGTCGTCGTTTACGTTAACCCTGAAGAACATTCTGATTCGGTACTCTACCCGAACGTACAATATGTACGCACCATAGCCCTACCGCTGTTGATGTCGTGCATGTTTATTCTGATGGGAGGCGCGTTGATGGTGTCGCGTATTCAGAGTTTGATCAATCTCTTCACCAGTCAGGGCGAATGGAGTTCGGCTGGGTAA
- a CDS encoding CDP-alcohol phosphatidyltransferase family protein, translating to MTDTASTSPNSPQEPAGRRPLKSRQWPFFQWLAAKLANSGVTPNAISVSSVVAAVLAGICLAATSHVETELLRRSLWFAGAVFIQLRLIANLLDGMVAVEGGKASAVGELYNEVPDRLSDPAILIGAGLAFGGNPIAGMAAALIAVFVAYVRAIGASVGVGQVFLGPFAKQQRMALMTLTCVACALLPTSWQPIHTETQMGIMAAALILLCVGGLVTAVRRLIVIANKMRERAAQGDSAQ from the coding sequence GTGACCGATACCGCATCCACATCACCGAACTCGCCGCAAGAACCTGCCGGCCGACGCCCGCTGAAAAGTCGACAGTGGCCCTTCTTTCAATGGCTGGCGGCGAAGCTCGCAAATTCAGGCGTTACCCCGAATGCCATTTCTGTCAGCAGTGTTGTCGCAGCCGTACTCGCGGGGATCTGCCTGGCGGCGACCTCGCATGTGGAAACCGAACTGCTAAGACGCAGCTTATGGTTTGCTGGCGCGGTCTTCATCCAACTGCGGCTGATTGCCAACCTGCTTGATGGCATGGTAGCGGTCGAAGGGGGCAAGGCCTCGGCAGTCGGCGAACTTTACAACGAAGTTCCGGACCGCCTTTCCGACCCGGCCATCTTAATCGGCGCCGGCCTGGCCTTTGGCGGAAACCCAATCGCTGGGATGGCAGCGGCGCTGATTGCCGTGTTTGTGGCTTATGTGCGAGCCATTGGCGCAAGTGTGGGTGTCGGACAGGTCTTTCTCGGTCCGTTTGCCAAGCAGCAGCGAATGGCATTGATGACACTGACATGTGTCGCGTGTGCGTTGCTTCCCACTTCGTGGCAACCCATCCATACCGAGACACAAATGGGGATCATGGCAGCAGCCCTCATCCTTCTGTGCGTCGGTGGCTTGGTCACCGCCGTACGACGCCTGATCGTCATTGCAAATAAGATGCGCGAGCGTGCTGCGCAAGGGGATTCGGCCCAATGA
- a CDS encoding phosphatidate cytidylyltransferase: protein MIESLMEWFRGWTQFDHLTTEVIITLSSIALALVIASVLVRVKQRLQPERDHTELRLRVRTWWVIAWMFGLAVVLSPMLSAIFLAFVSFLALKEYLSLIPTRRADRRVLFWAYLAIPIQYYLAYIGWYGMFLVFIPVYMFLFLPARVVSIGETKGFLRAISTLNWGLMTMVFSLSHMVALMSLKIPETALVAPEWPDVDNQFAPGVGLLVLLVLLTQFNDVAQYIWGKSFGKMRAAPTVSPGKTVAGLLGGIGSTVVLAMLLGPWLTILDWKTAALGGVLIAVSGFAGDLSISALKRDLGVKDSGSMLPGHGGILDRVDSLTYTTPIFFHFVYYCYG from the coding sequence ATGATCGAGTCACTGATGGAATGGTTTCGCGGCTGGACGCAGTTCGATCATCTGACGACCGAAGTGATCATCACGCTGAGTAGTATTGCCCTGGCGTTGGTGATTGCCAGCGTACTGGTAAGAGTCAAGCAACGACTGCAGCCCGAGCGCGACCATACCGAATTGCGGCTACGCGTCCGCACGTGGTGGGTGATCGCCTGGATGTTCGGGCTTGCCGTGGTGTTGTCGCCAATGTTGTCGGCCATCTTCCTGGCCTTCGTGAGCTTTTTGGCGCTCAAGGAATATCTCTCGTTGATTCCGACACGCCGGGCAGATCGGCGGGTTCTCTTCTGGGCTTATCTCGCGATTCCGATTCAGTACTACCTGGCCTACATTGGCTGGTATGGAATGTTTCTCGTTTTCATCCCGGTCTATATGTTCCTGTTCCTGCCGGCTCGCGTCGTTTCTATCGGTGAAACTAAAGGCTTCTTGCGGGCCATTTCCACGTTGAACTGGGGACTGATGACCATGGTCTTCAGTCTTTCGCATATGGTGGCCCTGATGTCGCTGAAGATCCCCGAGACCGCCTTGGTGGCTCCCGAGTGGCCTGACGTCGACAATCAGTTTGCCCCTGGCGTTGGCCTGTTGGTCTTGTTGGTGCTGCTCACGCAGTTCAATGACGTCGCGCAATATATCTGGGGCAAATCGTTCGGCAAAATGCGGGCGGCCCCGACGGTCAGCCCCGGGAAGACGGTCGCGGGACTGCTGGGAGGTATCGGCTCGACGGTCGTGCTGGCCATGCTGCTGGGGCCTTGGCTGACGATCCTGGACTGGAAGACGGCCGCGCTGGGTGGCGTCTTGATTGCGGTGAGCGGCTTTGCGGGAGATCTTTCCATTTCGGCGCTAAAGCGAGACTTGGGCGTCAAAGATTCTGGCTCGATGCTACCAGGCCATGGTGGTATCCTTGATCGAGTCGATAGCCTTACCTACACGACCCCCATCTTCTTTCACTTTGTGTACTACTGCTACGGCTAG
- a CDS encoding lysophospholipid acyltransferase family protein, with protein MNNVLRYLFFLLVVRPIVLIVLGLNIRRGELLPKKGPAIVVANHNSHLDAIVLMTLFGMSRLHDVHPVAAADYFLKNPRRAWFSTKIIGILPLERKVAGMRTDPLAGICEGLERNEILILFPEGSRGEPEQMAKLQNGIAHVAKRRPDVPVVPVFLHGLGKALPRGEGILVPFFVDIFVGEKVEWTGNRDEFIATLETRFEELSQECYRPEWD; from the coding sequence TTGAACAACGTATTGCGATATCTGTTCTTCCTGCTGGTCGTGCGACCGATTGTTCTGATCGTGCTTGGACTGAACATTCGTCGCGGCGAACTGCTTCCCAAAAAAGGACCGGCGATTGTCGTTGCCAATCACAATAGCCACCTCGACGCGATCGTGTTGATGACCTTGTTCGGCATGAGCCGTCTGCATGACGTGCACCCGGTCGCCGCTGCGGACTACTTTCTGAAGAACCCCCGCCGGGCCTGGTTTTCGACGAAAATCATCGGCATCTTGCCGCTGGAACGGAAGGTCGCCGGCATGCGTACCGACCCATTGGCCGGCATCTGCGAAGGATTGGAAAGAAACGAGATTCTGATCCTGTTTCCCGAAGGCTCACGCGGCGAGCCTGAGCAGATGGCGAAGCTCCAAAATGGAATCGCCCATGTCGCCAAGCGAAGACCTGACGTCCCGGTCGTACCGGTGTTTTTGCATGGCTTGGGAAAAGCCCTGCCGCGTGGCGAAGGAATTCTCGTACCGTTCTTTGTCGACATCTTTGTCGGCGAGAAGGTCGAATGGACCGGCAACCGAGACGAATTCATCGCGACGCTAGAAACACGCTTCGAGGAATTGTCCCAAGAATGCTATCGACCGGAATGGGACTAG
- a CDS encoding DUF1254 domain-containing protein, which produces MVSRTALVFILLAMCDAICTAQDVTPENYIRSEVDFAFADFQKNAGGKINEFFYITKPTPLNEQTVVRMNRDTLYAGAVVDTEGGATVTIPEFPDDRYFSVLIVDNDHYAPAVFYEPGTHKIPGDTKYVAVIQRIQLMDPSDPEDVALVNKLQKSIKIETSSADPFPEPKWDKDSMLRLRSEYEKEFQKFDQYEPDWMGPRGKVNEATRHLAVAGALFLFPERDAVYINYTGPADPSKCYQATYKVPDNDAFWSITVYGDDGFMKSDKNIVNDRNVKLNDDGTFTVHYGSPETCGDKPNRVDITEGWNFLMRVYRPGSSILRREYQLPAVEVVMDTE; this is translated from the coding sequence ATGGTTAGTCGAACCGCGCTAGTCTTCATCCTTTTAGCAATGTGCGATGCCATATGCACGGCACAAGACGTTACGCCCGAGAACTACATCCGATCCGAGGTCGATTTTGCCTTCGCGGATTTTCAGAAGAACGCAGGTGGCAAGATCAACGAGTTCTTCTACATCACTAAACCCACGCCACTCAACGAGCAAACCGTGGTGCGGATGAACCGGGATACCTTGTATGCGGGAGCGGTCGTCGATACCGAGGGTGGCGCTACCGTCACAATTCCGGAGTTCCCCGATGACCGCTACTTTTCCGTACTCATCGTCGACAACGACCATTATGCGCCGGCCGTTTTCTATGAACCAGGCACGCACAAGATTCCTGGCGATACCAAGTACGTCGCGGTGATCCAACGCATTCAGTTGATGGACCCCTCGGACCCCGAAGACGTGGCGCTTGTTAACAAGTTGCAAAAAAGCATCAAGATCGAGACGTCCAGTGCGGACCCATTTCCAGAACCTAAATGGGACAAAGATTCGATGCTTCGTTTGCGTTCGGAGTACGAGAAGGAGTTTCAGAAGTTCGATCAGTACGAGCCAGACTGGATGGGACCGCGTGGCAAAGTCAATGAAGCGACGCGACACCTCGCCGTCGCCGGTGCGCTCTTTTTGTTCCCGGAAAGAGACGCAGTCTACATCAATTACACCGGGCCGGCCGATCCGTCGAAATGCTACCAAGCGACTTACAAGGTCCCTGATAACGATGCCTTTTGGTCGATCACCGTCTATGGAGATGACGGCTTCATGAAGAGCGACAAAAACATCGTGAATGACCGCAATGTCAAGCTGAACGACGACGGTACATTTACCGTTCACTATGGCTCGCCCGAAACGTGTGGCGACAAGCCGAATCGTGTGGACATCACGGAGGGATGGAATTTTCTGATGCGGGTCTATCGACCGGGTTCATCTATCTTGAGGCGTGAGTACCAGTTGCCCGCAGTGGAAGTGGTGATGGATACTGAGTAG
- a CDS encoding sulfatase-like hydrolase/transferase: protein MQKTGTLPNSVAPLAEMLRLNGYSTGAFGKWHETAAWETSLSGPFDRWPTHQGFDKFYGFIGGETDQWYPLVYDGVTRVTPPKTKDYHFTTDMTEQAVNWIRAQQSLTHGCTLHDFRKRFKFSKLKTRHVSKRPLSNEIRHLSC, encoded by the coding sequence GTGCAGAAAACCGGTACTCTTCCCAATAGTGTGGCCCCACTGGCCGAGATGCTGCGACTCAACGGGTACAGCACAGGTGCGTTCGGCAAGTGGCATGAGACCGCGGCGTGGGAAACCAGTTTGTCCGGCCCATTCGACCGTTGGCCCACCCATCAGGGCTTCGACAAGTTCTACGGCTTTATCGGCGGCGAAACGGATCAGTGGTATCCACTTGTCTACGACGGCGTAACGCGGGTGACACCACCCAAGACAAAGGACTACCACTTCACGACCGACATGACCGAACAGGCAGTGAATTGGATAAGAGCCCAGCAGTCTTTGACGCATGGATGTACCTTGCACGACTTCCGCAAACGCTTCAAATTCAGCAAACTCAAAACGCGCCATGTTTCAAAACGACCTTTGTCAAACGAGATACGACATTTGTCTTGCTGA
- a CDS encoding MFS transporter codes for MDNEELPTSPNHPRLPRNVKLLGWASCLNDIASEMIFPLLPQFLITVLGGNRLHLGIIEGVADSVASLLKLWSGAWSDRVSKRKGFVIFGYALAAISRPLIGVITVPWQLFFARTADRIGKGIRTSPRDALIADSTSAHYRGRAFGFHRAMDHLGAAIGPVIATAFLWFCPGQLRLLFLLTVVPGLVVVGLLIFGLREVVRTEPTKEPFQWTLKPFDNNFRLYLLALVVFTLGNSSDAFLLVRASELGVPMFLLPLLWFTFHIAKSIGNLLVGGLVDRVGPRLPLFLGWFIYSGVYLAFALATTAWHAWAFFLLYAVFYSLTEPAEKTLVANLVGTERKGLAFGWYNFAIGISALPSSLIFGVLYEEFGPLPAFGWGAALALVAVILLIGVKQPDAMTAD; via the coding sequence ATGGACAACGAAGAACTCCCGACTTCACCGAACCATCCACGCCTGCCCCGGAACGTCAAGTTGCTGGGCTGGGCAAGCTGTTTGAACGACATCGCCAGCGAGATGATCTTCCCACTCTTGCCGCAGTTTCTCATCACGGTCTTGGGTGGAAACCGGCTTCACCTGGGGATCATCGAAGGCGTGGCCGACTCCGTCGCGAGCTTGCTCAAGCTATGGTCAGGTGCCTGGTCCGATCGAGTTTCCAAGCGCAAAGGCTTTGTGATCTTTGGCTACGCGCTGGCCGCCATTTCACGTCCCCTGATTGGTGTCATCACCGTTCCGTGGCAGTTGTTCTTTGCTCGTACGGCCGACCGCATCGGCAAAGGCATCCGCACGTCGCCACGAGACGCTTTGATTGCGGACTCGACGTCCGCCCATTATCGCGGCCGTGCGTTCGGCTTCCATCGTGCTATGGATCATCTGGGCGCCGCCATTGGTCCAGTGATCGCTACCGCCTTTCTTTGGTTCTGTCCTGGCCAGTTGAGGCTGCTCTTTCTACTGACGGTCGTGCCGGGGTTGGTCGTGGTGGGCCTGCTGATCTTTGGTTTACGAGAAGTCGTTCGAACCGAGCCGACCAAAGAGCCGTTTCAGTGGACGCTCAAGCCGTTCGACAACAACTTTCGGTTGTACCTGCTCGCCTTGGTCGTCTTCACGCTGGGCAATTCCAGCGATGCATTCCTGCTTGTGCGGGCAAGCGAGCTAGGCGTGCCGATGTTCCTGTTGCCGTTGCTCTGGTTCACTTTTCATATCGCCAAGAGCATTGGTAATCTGCTGGTGGGTGGACTTGTCGATCGCGTGGGTCCTCGCTTGCCTTTGTTTCTCGGTTGGTTCATCTATTCTGGTGTCTACCTGGCCTTTGCTCTGGCGACGACTGCCTGGCACGCCTGGGCGTTCTTCCTGTTGTACGCCGTCTTCTATTCGTTAACCGAGCCTGCCGAGAAGACGCTGGTCGCCAACCTGGTCGGCACCGAGCGGAAGGGCCTGGCGTTCGGTTGGTACAACTTCGCGATCGGCATCTCCGCTTTGCCATCGAGCCTGATCTTCGGTGTTCTGTACGAAGAGTTCGGGCCGTTGCCCGCGTTTGGCTGGGGAGCCGCATTAGCGCTGGTAGCCGTGATTTTACTGATCGGCGTTAAGCAACCAGATGCGATGACCGCCGATTAG
- a CDS encoding methyltransferase — MTKASPPQQLDQMISGYWISQAIYAAAKFNIADHLIDGPKSIGQLAEATSTNADALYRLLRALASVGIFAEGEPRHFALTPLAEPLQSDVPGSKRALALMAGDEQFRTWAEIEYSIQTGKTAFDKAFGKPIFEYLSENPDKARIFDAAMVGIHGRESDIVLSAYDFSGVGVLADIGGGNGSQISQVLNRNSDLKGILFDLPHVIERAKNSIESAGLLDRCELVGGSFFESVPEGADIYLMRHIIHDWDDEKSLTILRNCRQAMSANTKLLIVESVIPPGNDPFGGKFLDLVMLLIPGGKERTAEEYRALLDQAGFELTQVIPTTSEVSIIEAVKR, encoded by the coding sequence ATGACCAAAGCATCACCACCGCAGCAACTCGATCAGATGATTTCCGGCTATTGGATTTCGCAAGCGATTTACGCTGCGGCCAAGTTCAATATTGCCGACCATCTCATCGATGGCCCGAAGTCGATCGGGCAGTTGGCCGAAGCCACTTCGACCAATGCGGATGCCCTGTACCGACTGCTACGGGCACTGGCAAGCGTAGGGATCTTTGCGGAAGGTGAGCCACGTCACTTCGCGTTGACACCACTGGCCGAGCCGCTGCAAAGTGATGTGCCTGGGTCGAAGCGGGCGCTGGCGTTGATGGCCGGGGATGAACAGTTCCGCACATGGGCCGAGATCGAGTACAGCATTCAAACCGGCAAGACGGCCTTCGACAAAGCTTTTGGTAAACCGATCTTCGAGTACCTGAGCGAGAACCCCGACAAGGCCCGTATCTTCGATGCCGCGATGGTTGGTATCCACGGCCGGGAATCGGATATCGTTCTCAGTGCCTACGATTTCTCAGGGGTCGGTGTCCTGGCCGACATCGGGGGTGGCAACGGATCGCAGATCAGCCAGGTTCTTAACCGGAACAGCGATCTGAAAGGCATCCTGTTCGACTTGCCGCACGTGATCGAGCGCGCGAAGAACTCGATTGAATCGGCCGGGTTGTTGGATCGCTGCGAGTTGGTCGGCGGAAGCTTCTTTGAGTCCGTTCCTGAAGGGGCCGACATCTACCTGATGCGGCACATCATCCACGACTGGGATGACGAAAAGTCGCTCACCATACTGCGGAATTGTCGTCAGGCCATGTCGGCCAATACGAAGCTGTTGATCGTGGAAAGTGTGATTCCGCCGGGCAACGACCCGTTCGGCGGCAAGTTCCTCGATTTGGTCATGCTGCTGATTCCCGGTGGCAAGGAACGGACCGCAGAAGAATATCGGGCACTACTCGATCAGGCGGGCTTTGAGTTGACACAGGTGATTCCGACCACAAGTGAGGTCAGCATCATCGAGGCCGTGAAGCGGTAA
- a CDS encoding DUF2905 domain-containing protein yields MLHPAWTLIIIGVAIAGVGLVWLLFPSIPWLGKLPGDIRIEGEHTRIYIPITTCIVLSLLLTGILWLVRYFSK; encoded by the coding sequence ATGCTGCATCCTGCCTGGACGTTAATCATCATCGGCGTCGCGATTGCAGGAGTCGGCTTGGTCTGGCTCCTCTTTCCCTCGATCCCCTGGCTCGGCAAGCTGCCGGGAGATATCCGCATCGAAGGGGAGCACACCCGAATCTATATCCCCATCACGACCTGCATCGTGCTGAGCTTGCTGCTGACCGGAATCTTGTGGCTGGTGCGGTACTTTTCAAAGTGA
- a CDS encoding rhamnogalacturonan acetylesterase, with product MLLPKLAHALPRVQPIRIALVAFAMVGCSFMALREVSAQLAKIEHQLGRSTTSTSPEAMRFDFGSGPVKPGWIQVQPDLIYDAEIGYGIDLGTKPTAETREGKDAVQRDRLTSKTPFYFSVRLPEGNYRVRVIFGDSQSASSNTVKVEARRLMLEHVATSPGEFAVHEFTVNLRSAQLPNGDWVRLKRGEADKFHWDDKLTIEFNRSRPSVCGLEILPTSKATTLFLLGDSTVTDQANEPWNSWGQMVTRFFDADVAVANYAESGESLRSSLGELRVEKVLSSLRPNDYVFVQFGHNDQKIQGDDALPKYKTNLAKLVDKVRERGATPVLVTSMERKGGQKKATLGLYPQTVREVAAEKKVALIDLNQMSVQLYKGLGGDLNKAFQDGTHHNAYGSYQLAQCVVHGIQQSVPELASHLRSDFPSFDPGEPDPVDSWNLPPSPHVDLTPPEGS from the coding sequence ATGTTGTTGCCTAAGCTTGCCCATGCCTTGCCGCGAGTTCAGCCCATTCGTATCGCCTTGGTTGCGTTCGCGATGGTGGGTTGCTCTTTCATGGCCCTACGTGAGGTCAGCGCACAGCTTGCCAAGATCGAACATCAGCTCGGCCGGTCGACGACTTCTACATCGCCGGAAGCGATGCGATTTGATTTCGGCTCAGGCCCGGTCAAACCAGGCTGGATCCAGGTTCAACCCGATCTCATATACGATGCCGAAATCGGTTACGGAATCGACTTAGGCACCAAGCCTACGGCGGAAACTCGCGAGGGCAAGGATGCGGTCCAGCGAGATCGGCTGACCAGCAAAACGCCGTTCTACTTCTCGGTGCGGCTGCCTGAGGGCAACTATCGGGTGCGGGTGATCTTCGGCGACTCGCAGTCCGCTTCCTCCAATACGGTTAAGGTCGAAGCGCGGCGGCTCATGCTGGAGCATGTGGCAACAAGTCCCGGCGAATTTGCGGTCCATGAATTCACCGTCAACCTGCGATCCGCCCAACTCCCCAATGGAGACTGGGTGCGTCTGAAGCGAGGCGAAGCCGACAAGTTTCATTGGGACGACAAGCTGACCATCGAGTTCAACCGTTCGCGACCTTCGGTATGCGGACTGGAGATTCTTCCCACCAGCAAAGCGACGACCTTATTCCTATTGGGTGACTCTACCGTGACCGACCAGGCCAACGAACCCTGGAATAGCTGGGGGCAAATGGTCACGCGGTTCTTCGATGCGGATGTCGCCGTTGCAAACTATGCCGAGTCGGGCGAATCGCTACGGAGCTCGCTCGGTGAACTTCGCGTCGAGAAAGTGTTGTCCTCGCTGCGGCCCAACGACTACGTGTTCGTGCAGTTTGGACACAACGACCAAAAGATCCAAGGGGACGACGCACTCCCCAAGTATAAGACCAACCTGGCAAAGCTTGTCGACAAGGTTCGCGAGCGGGGAGCGACGCCGGTGCTGGTGACGTCCATGGAACGCAAGGGCGGGCAAAAGAAGGCGACCTTGGGCTTGTACCCGCAAACCGTTCGCGAGGTGGCCGCGGAAAAGAAGGTCGCGCTGATTGATCTCAATCAGATGAGCGTGCAGCTATACAAGGGCCTGGGAGGAGACCTCAACAAAGCATTTCAAGACGGAACGCACCACAACGCGTACGGCAGCTACCAGTTGGCCCAGTGCGTCGTGCATGGCATTCAGCAAAGCGTACCGGAACTGGCCAGTCATCTAAGATCGGACTTTCCGTCATTCGACCCAGGCGAGCCAGACCCGGTCGACTCGTGGAATCTGCCGCCCAGTCCCCACGTCGATCTAACGCCCCCGGAAGGTAGCTAG
- a CDS encoding FecR domain-containing protein yields MNKNKPPELFGDMIADKQARDLVDACVSGVATEEQRDQLSRLIVESPEVCDYYIAQCTMVSQLLTYSKDVPEVKPEPPTIERPQTRGHMIAGWFVAIAASVLIAVIVNYSQWDTPKNVVNVAQSEVVGEMLSEIGIKESKPVALMMGQPISVEKGSREVRLLNNVSFSVAAPASFVIESANQCRVWQGRMTVSVPEDAKGFRVVTDHADIVDTGTRFGLAVNPETGTDVAVFEGRVDLASQRQEKRLEVGRAANIATDGTMSRMQLVKIDTFEASNRSADSQESTLSSVHDNIHSSDEFGYYRIVPNGFGEEQPAYVDRDHQWNGVTADGLPRELLGGDYIMPFNNDKVEQDIEVTITLSREADLYVLFDKRGEAPKWLTDGFVDTDEEAGQDEGGEVPGFNTHKRTTIGSGVSIDAVFSVWKSRKPLKGDVTLGGLWNEKPDSAITTGAEISMYGVVAVPVSASDAN; encoded by the coding sequence GTGAACAAGAACAAACCACCAGAATTATTCGGCGACATGATTGCCGACAAACAGGCTCGCGACCTGGTCGACGCTTGTGTCAGTGGTGTTGCCACGGAAGAACAACGTGACCAACTGAGCAGGCTCATCGTCGAATCGCCTGAGGTGTGCGACTATTACATTGCCCAGTGCACGATGGTCAGCCAGTTGCTGACGTACTCGAAAGACGTTCCGGAAGTTAAACCTGAACCTCCCACGATCGAGCGGCCGCAAACCCGTGGGCACATGATCGCCGGATGGTTCGTCGCGATCGCCGCGTCCGTTCTGATTGCCGTCATCGTGAACTACTCGCAATGGGATACGCCGAAAAACGTCGTCAATGTCGCCCAGTCGGAAGTCGTGGGCGAAATGCTCAGCGAGATCGGCATCAAGGAGTCGAAACCTGTCGCTTTGATGATGGGGCAACCCATTTCAGTGGAAAAGGGTTCCCGAGAAGTGCGACTGCTGAATAACGTCAGCTTCTCCGTAGCTGCTCCGGCATCCTTTGTCATCGAGAGCGCTAACCAATGCCGCGTATGGCAAGGGCGAATGACGGTCAGCGTGCCGGAAGATGCCAAGGGCTTCCGCGTCGTCACCGATCATGCCGATATCGTCGACACGGGAACGCGTTTCGGATTGGCCGTGAATCCGGAAACAGGGACCGACGTGGCCGTCTTCGAGGGACGCGTCGACCTCGCTTCGCAGCGTCAGGAGAAACGCCTGGAGGTCGGCCGGGCTGCCAACATCGCGACCGACGGAACCATGTCGCGGATGCAGCTGGTCAAAATCGATACCTTCGAAGCGTCGAACCGATCCGCGGATTCCCAGGAATCGACCTTATCGTCGGTTCACGACAATATCCATTCCAGCGATGAGTTCGGCTATTACCGAATCGTGCCCAACGGCTTTGGCGAAGAGCAACCAGCCTATGTCGATCGCGACCACCAGTGGAACGGTGTCACCGCCGATGGCTTGCCGCGGGAACTGCTGGGCGGCGATTACATCATGCCGTTCAACAACGACAAAGTGGAACAAGACATCGAAGTCACGATCACGCTTTCTCGGGAAGCAGACCTCTACGTTTTGTTTGACAAACGAGGTGAAGCTCCGAAATGGCTAACCGATGGCTTCGTCGATACCGACGAAGAAGCGGGACAGGACGAAGGCGGCGAAGTACCTGGCTTTAATACCCACAAGCGGACAACGATCGGCAGTGGTGTCTCGATCGATGCGGTCTTTTCCGTCTGGAAGAGTCGCAAACCGCTCAAGGGAGATGTCACACTCGGCGGTCTCTGGAATGAAAAGCCTGATTCGGCCATTACCACCGGGGCAGAGATTTCGATGTATGGGGTTGTTGCCGTACCCGTTTCCGCGTCGGACGCCAACTAA
- a CDS encoding sigma factor-like helix-turn-helix DNA-binding protein has translation MSVVLWRKWDEYDPEKEFLGWALGVARLEVLKHMSDIKRRREIIDADAIKAVEARTLEVAEDVGDRMVALRDCLMKLPQHQRSLVERCYAGVERIKDIADALELTSNSLYSRLKRIREVLHECIDRKMAAEESQIP, from the coding sequence GTGAGCGTCGTGCTTTGGCGGAAGTGGGACGAGTACGATCCTGAAAAGGAATTCCTCGGCTGGGCATTGGGTGTGGCCCGGCTCGAAGTACTCAAGCACATGTCCGACATCAAACGCCGACGCGAGATCATCGATGCCGATGCGATCAAGGCCGTGGAAGCCAGGACACTGGAAGTCGCCGAAGACGTCGGCGATCGGATGGTGGCCCTGCGGGACTGTCTGATGAAGCTACCGCAACATCAGCGTTCGCTCGTCGAGCGGTGCTATGCCGGAGTCGAACGAATTAAAGACATTGCCGATGCCCTCGAACTAACTTCAAACTCGCTCTATTCGCGGCTGAAACGCATTCGTGAAGTATTGCACGAATGTATTGACCGCAAGATGGCAGCGGAGGAGTCACAGATACCGTGA